The Anopheles cruzii unplaced genomic scaffold, idAnoCruzAS_RS32_06 scaffold00603_ctg1, whole genome shotgun sequence genome has a window encoding:
- the LOC128276136 gene encoding uncharacterized protein LOC128276136 has protein sequence MLLKQVLLCVFWACCSMKVNTQSLDTCGLTDSTKRTLCAASEYDEIPGVDMDATLNCILKTTKIVDETGAGNFYSLFDPMAVFEDETRRLNHNLEACMTRRLKYTLPEPQRAHAFYRCMMAGESQYSFKKVFNARVCN, from the exons ATGTTGCTGAAACAGGTTCTACTGTGCGTATTTTGGGCCTGTTGCTCTATGAAG GTAAATACACAATCACTCGATACATGTGGCTTGACCGATTCGACAAAGCGAACGCTATGTGCTGCAAGTGAGTATGACGAGATTCCGGGCGTTGACATGGATGCAACGTTGAACTGCATCCTTAAGACTACGAAAATCGTCGACGAAACGGGAGCTGGAAAT TTCTACAGTTTGTTCGATCCGATGGCCGTTTTCGAAGATGAAACCCGGAGGCTTAACCATAATCTTGAGGCGTGCATGACCCGGCGATTGAAATACACCCTGCCGGAACCTCAGCGTGCACATGCGTTCTACAGGTGCATGATGGCAGGCGAGTCTCAGTACTCCTTCAAGAAGGTGTTTAATGCCAGAGTTTGTAATTGA